Part of the Oncorhynchus mykiss isolate Arlee chromosome 12, USDA_OmykA_1.1, whole genome shotgun sequence genome, aacaaacatagtctggtgtgggaacaaacagtctGTCCCACTGTCGGGTAAACAAGCATGTTCATAGTCAACCAAGCATGAGGTAGTTATGAGGCAAATAGCATAATGCACAAGAAAAATATATGatgacttggggctagccattgtaagttcagagtcacctGCCCCAACAGTGCATGTGTCCTGGGGCGAGCGAAAGCTCAGGacagaggggggagtgtggtgggggtacctgtaccagacagggggagacaggccagggcagccggtgaacagatcgccaggtggaatccaagcagcagtgcagcaggcacaGGAGTAGGTTGAACAaccacttgggagaagctttttttGGGAGGCAGATTCCTTGTAGAAAatcccagctagctaacgtagctagcAAGTCTCTGTCCACCGTTTTTTTTTCACATGAAAAAGGAGGGCGTTAGCTAGCTATATCTCTTCAGTTTCGGCCAATGGTCCTTTACAACGTCCAAACAAAGTTGTTCTTTGACTGTTGTATTTTGGAGATTGCGAGGAGGATATCTTCTGAAAATGATCATGCTGGATAAtcagccacacctgtcaggtggatggattatcttggcaaaggaaaaatgcttaCTATCAGGGatctaaacaaatttgtgcacaacatttgagagaaataagctttttgtgcgtatggataATTTCTGGGATTGTGATATCTAGTAACAATAAGGGGTGGCATAGGAAATCAGAGTGTCAAAGCCACAGCAACGATCTTAATACACTAACAAAATTAATGACGGTGGTAACTGTTTTGTTTGAAAGGTGGGTTAATCACTCCGTAGAGGAACTATAGTCTATGCTTCACTACACCACTCACCTAATCTAAGTTTAAAGAGATGTTCAATGTTACAGCATTCAAAAACCTGAGTCTTGGTGCATTGTGTGTTGGCATATACAAGTAACACAAGGGGTGCTCAGCTCAGCAGGTGGGACATGGCCGAGCCAGTGGCACAGAAGGCTCAGGGGGACACATTTTGGGGGGACACCCTTTCGGAGGGGCTGCTGCTTTTCAATAGACTCATTTCCACATCAAAACCAGCATAGGAAAGGGATACTGCTTGGGGGTGGGGGGTAATGAGGAGCTCTTTTTACCTCCCTTTCTCTATTCTTCTGGTGTTTTTTTTAAGTGGGGGGAGAAGCCCTGATGCTTTAATTATCTCCTTTAATCAAATGTATGAGCTAACATAGCCTTTTCCTTTCAGAGTGCACACAATTACACAGATACTCTATATTGTCCGCTCTCCTACAATGCCATTAGGAATCTCTATTACAGTGGTGTCTCCCAAAGGGTTTCTGGCTTTGAGAATGATTTGGCTAAGATATGCCTAAGTCGTAGTGAATGTGGCACATTTCAGTATTTTTGATTGGTTGAATAAAGACTGCTGTTAAGAACCACCCACATTTGACTTGACAAATCCTCGGAAAGAGCAATTCCACATTCATGGTCTGAGAATTTGACTTCATGTCTGGGGAGGTAGTTTAAACATTACCAAATGCTATTTCTCAAATGTCTTATTGAACATTTGAAAGACTCCACATAGAGTATGTGAATTACAATGTCATTGTCAATTCTTGTTGTCAATTTACAGTGAATTTGAATCACATGAATTCTTACATAATTCAGATCTTTTGCTTTCCCCTTTTATTTCAATTCAAATAACGACTTAAAAACCAGTTGACCATCTTACCAGGACCAGGGGGCTTTAGCAAGGGGATTTATCAGTTGCAATGGCTGATGCAGAGCAGACTGTTATTGTTATGAGAACCAAGTGTTTATGCATGTCGCCCATGTATAAACTTGAAAGCTGGCGCGCATTAATTGTGCTTTATTGTGACTGGTACATGTGGTTTACGCACCACAGTGGGGTCCCAGAGAGCAGCTCCAAGACAAACACAGCTTTTTATGGAGAAATGTAACAGTGGTTTCAGCTCCAGGGGGAGATGTGCTGCCAAGCTATGGACAATGTCTGCACAGGCAGGATGCAGGCACCAGCAACTTGGAAGAGAGGATATAAAAAGTGAACGATAGGCTGGTGGGCAGGACCAGCCCAAAATCTCAGCATTGTCAAAGGTCTAATATGAAATGGTATAACATAGGTCTACAACACAGTAGCAGAAATATGATAGACCTATTCAAATGGGATAAAGTCATGTAGGCTTTAGCTTTGGAGAGACTGAACTTATGAAAAGCCTGACATTTTGATTGCCTGTGTTATATTTGGGAAACACAGATCCATTTTTTTCTTAAAGGCAGTGTCATGACTTATTATTAAaactcggtctctttctctcaccatGGAATGCTGTCACCCCATGTAAGTTATTATTGCTGGAGCTGATGTTTCAATGGAAAACAGAAAGTTCAGCATAGCTTCACAAACATGGGCAGTCAGAGAGGCCTGGAGGCCCTGACCGTTTTCCACCTCAACTGAGGCTGCAGTTTAGAAAAATATTAACACTTTTGTCAACCAACCAGAAAGTTGGCGCGAGGCTCAACTGCGTGGAACAAGCAGCTTTTTGTTTGCAGTTTACTCAAGCAGTTTGAATTCCTCAAATGTGACAGAACACTGATGCAATGCGAGGACAGAGTTATACATGAAAGAGCATATACAAACAGCTGATGTCACTTGGAAAAATATGACTAGATTTGCCAGTGAGAGCTTCATACTGTAGGTGGGTCCACAAGGTCATCAGTCTAATGAAAAAGAAACTAAAATGAATACTTTTAAAAATGTCGCCGATACTAATGATGTCCATTTAATTTATACAATATATTCTTGCATCAAGTTAATGACAACTGTCAATTTGAAGAGGCGCTGTAGCAAAATGTTTCAGATACAAATGAATATTTTCTTAAACCAAAAAAAATAGTTAAGGCTAATGTAAGATGTCTTTGCTTTGCTTATGTTAATAACCACTACACTTAATTTGACATGCATTGTAAAGTAATCAATAGAGTAAAGTCATCAgtgaaaatatataaatatgtttTATTAATGTCCATTGTTTTGAAAAATATGCATTTGCAAAGGCACTTATACATCTCAACAGGCCCTATATTCATAACTCTTTAGTACATGTGCTTTTATATACAATATACAAAACCTTAGGAAACACCATGAAGAACTTGcaattaaatacacaacacaataaatacatttacaggGAGAGAACACTAAACCAAATGTTGATACATCCATGCAAGTTCTATTTTGCATTCATGTTCAGTTGGTTAACCAGAAACAGCCAACTAACTCTATGGCATACAATACAATAACTGTTTCATTTAGAAGCATATCTGATTCTGCATGTGCACCGAACTGTGTGGTTTAACTGAAAGCAATGTGGATCATCTGTTACCAAAACGAAAGCACAACCACTGTTACGTTCAGGTATTGCTACTAATCGAGCATTAGATGCAAACCAACCTGAGCTTTTCAAATGATCATATAACAAAATAGCATCCTTTGACATTGTCAATACAAGACACTGTGAGAAGTGTCACTTGAAATGTTAGACGTGTGTGGGGCTCTCTAGGTAAGAGTCTGTTTTGGCCATGTGGAGCACCACGGCTGGGGATTTGTAGTGACAATGGGAGGTGCTGCAGTTGACGCTGCTACAAGGCTTCCTGCTAGTCCGCACCGACAGCTTCCTGTTGCACAGGCCCTGCCAGGTCTGCAAGGTCTTGGAACTCCAAACCCACACACCGCTGGTGATGCCCACCACCAGAGACATGAAGATCTTCAGCATGAACACTGCCACGGTGGGCACCGACTCCTCCAGGGAGCAGTCCTCATGCCGGCGCCCGGGGAACGACACACACTTGTTCTCCAGCGCCTGGAACTTCCAGTACCCCATGTTGAGCCTCTCGTAGAAGTAGCAGATGATGACGCAGGTGGCGGGCACCGTGTACAGGATGGAGAACACACCGATCTTCACCATTAGTTTCTCCAGCTTCTCTGTGTTGGTGCCGCCCGTCTTCATTATCTTCCGGATGTGGAAGAGCGCCACGAAGCCCGTGAGGATGAAAGAGGTACCAATGACCAGGTAGCAGGACAGAGGGATGAGCACGAAGCCGGTCAGTGCATTAACGTCCATGCTGCCCACATAACACAGCCCCGTCAGCTCGTCCCCTGCCACCTTCCTCATAGTTAGGATGACGATGGTCTTCATGGCTGGGATGCCCCAGGCGGCCATGTGGAAATAGCTGCTGTGGGCCTCGATGGCCTCGTGGCCCCACTTCTTGCCAGCGGCCAGGAACCAGGTGAGTGTGAGGATGACCCACCAGATAGATGAAGCCATACCAAAGTAGTAGAGGATGAGGAAGACGATGGTGCAGCCCGTAGACTCCAGCCCCTCCTGGATGATGTAGAGCTCGCCATTCTCCCGGTCGCAGGCTATGTTCTCGGCCCCGGCCACCGAGCGGATGACAAAGGCCACCGAGTAGACGTTGTAACACATGGAGAGAAAGATGATGGGCCGCTCCGGGTACTGAAAGCGCTGCGGGTCCAGCAGGAAGGTGAGGACAGTGAAGGCGGTGGAGATGAAGCAGAGTGTGGACCACACTGCCATCCAGATGAAGGCAAAGTCCTTGTCCTGCCGCGACCAGAACACGTCCACCACCGAGGAGCAGCGCGGGGCACACGACTGGCTCTTCTCCACATACTGGAACTTCTCTGGGTTCTCGCAGGAGCCCAGGCTGTTGCCTGAGCGCCCGCTGGTACCCGGGCCGGGCTGCCTGGGTCTGGGGGGCACCGGTAGCATGCCCTCCCCCTTCTTGGTCTCCTGCTTGGTGTCATTTTCAGGCGCCTCCATGCACAGCGAGTTGGGGTTGTTTTTAGTGGGCAGCTTGGAGCAGTCCAGTGAGTCAGGCCAGCCGAAGCTGAATTTCTCCATGATGGGAGAGCACTTCTGCCTGGCCTGCTCACACATTGGTCGGCAGGCAGGGATGGTGGTGGACACTTTGTCAGTGCACATGGGGACGTAGAGGGAGCAGAGGAAAAAGCGCAGGTGCACGTCACAGCCATATTCCACTAGAGGGGCAAACTCATTCAGTTTGATGCTGGCCTCTGCTTGGCTTTCGTATTTCATGAAGTTGGGCATTCTTGTCATATTGTAGCCAATGCCCTGGCACATGGGAATGGTGATGGGTTCACATTTTGCAGGTCTGCCCCTCTCTATATCATATGCTCCGATATCCAAACTGGATGCAGCAATAACAAGTTGGCACCAGAGTAAAATGGCAATCCTCAAATGAAAAATATACATGTTGATATCAGGAAAGTTAATATATCACAAACTACTTGTTTTAGAATAGAAAAGTAAAATAGAAAGGAACAGTGATTGTAACAATTCCAGACTGATGAGATGGTGCCCAAAATGTGTCCATTTCCCCACTGTCAATTCTGATGAAGCATATGTTAGTTCCAAGGTGAGTTCATTTAATACCCGACCATATGGCTCTCCTATGGTCAAAATTGCACACCTTCGCAAAACGTCGTTTTCCCTGAAAACAGTATCTGAATTAGTTCCAAATCCAGTCTGATATGTTAAAGCACGATACGCTTCACATGTTTAGCAAAGTGACGGCAACATGCTGTGAACGTTCGAATGGTGAACAATTAGTCTCTATATCATCGATATCACGCATATTAAAATCTCAAGCCAGGCAGTTGCGTTGAACCGTAATAAAGTCCTTCTTTTCCGAAATTATTTTAAGTTGATATGCTgttcaaaatcacattttagtAGGCTCCTGTTTGTAACCACACCAGTGCACCACACGCGGGGATACTGGGTCGTTTAAAAATACTCAAGCCGTCCAGCTCTGTCTgtcttcttctccctccatcGCTTGAGTGCATTAACATTCTCTGTGCTCTGCTCTCTGCCTCTTCAATAAAGGGGCGGGAGTTGGATGACGAACTTGCTTCGCCCCGCCTTTAACTCATTCTCAAATGTATTTTTCTTAGaggtaaaatgtatttatattggaTATTCTGTTCTCTAGTCAA contains:
- the LOC110537598 gene encoding frizzled-9-like; amino-acid sequence: MYIFHLRIAILLWCQLVIAASSLDIGAYDIERGRPAKCEPITIPMCQGIGYNMTRMPNFMKYESQAEASIKLNEFAPLVEYGCDVHLRFFLCSLYVPMCTDKVSTTIPACRPMCEQARQKCSPIMEKFSFGWPDSLDCSKLPTKNNPNSLCMEAPENDTKQETKKGEGMLPVPPRPRQPGPGTSGRSGNSLGSCENPEKFQYVEKSQSCAPRCSSVVDVFWSRQDKDFAFIWMAVWSTLCFISTAFTVLTFLLDPQRFQYPERPIIFLSMCYNVYSVAFVIRSVAGAENIACDRENGELYIIQEGLESTGCTIVFLILYYFGMASSIWWVILTLTWFLAAGKKWGHEAIEAHSSYFHMAAWGIPAMKTIVILTMRKVAGDELTGLCYVGSMDVNALTGFVLIPLSCYLVIGTSFILTGFVALFHIRKIMKTGGTNTEKLEKLMVKIGVFSILYTVPATCVIICYFYERLNMGYWKFQALENKCVSFPGRRHEDCSLEESVPTVAVFMLKIFMSLVVGITSGVWVWSSKTLQTWQGLCNRKLSVRTSRKPCSSVNCSTSHCHYKSPAVVLHMAKTDSYLESPTHV